Part of the Thermoplasmata archaeon genome, GTCTCCATCTTCACGATGCCCACGCCCGGGGCCACGGGGCCCGTGACCCTGGCCGGCTCGGTGACCGTGGCGGCCATGGAGTTCCTGAGCGGGCTCGTCATGTGCCGCCTCGCGAACCCCGCGGCGCCCGTAATCTGGGGATGCGGGGTCACCCCGCTGGACATGAAGACGACGACCCGGGCCGGCGGTGCGCCCGAGCACGGGCTGACGGGGGTTGCGATCACCCAGCTCGCCCACGACTTCGGCGTGCCGAGCCTCACGGGCGGGTTCGACACGACCGCCTCCGTGCCGGGGACCCAGTCCGCCATCGAGGGCTTTCCCCAGGGCCTGTCCGTGGTCCTCGGGGGCGCGGACCTGATCGTGGGCCTGGGGCTCCTCGAGGACGCGAAGACCCTCTCCCTGGTCAAGCTCGTGATCGACGACGAGGAGGTCGCCATGATCAAGCGCCTGGCGGACGGCATCGTGGTGGACGACGAGACGATCGCCCTGGACCTCATCGAGAAGGTGGGCATCGGGGGGATGTTCCTCGCGGAGAAGCACACGATGAGGCACCTCCGGGCCGAGCAGTTCCTCCCGACGCTCATCGACCGGAGGTCCGTGGACCTCTGGGACCGCGACGGCCGGATGTCCCTCGAGGACCGCGCGCGGGCCAAGGTCCGCGAAGCCCTTGCCCGACCCGTGCCGTTCCCCCTCGAGCCCAGCCTGATCCGCCGGCTCGACGGAATGATCGACGAAGCCTCCCGGGCCGAGATCACGGAGCCGATCCGCTGACGGAGGCATCGCGACTGATAAGGTGAACACCATGACCTACGGAATCCCGCGCGGCATCCGATTCCAGATTCTCACGGAAGCCGACCTGCAGCGCATCCACGCCGGCACCCTCCAGGTTCTCGAGAGGGTCGGCGTACAGGTGAACAGCGACACGTCCCGGGCGATCCTCCGCGCGCACGGGGCGGACGTCGACGACCGGACGCTCATTGTCAAATTCCCCGCCCATCTCGTCGAGGAGGCCCTCGCGAAGAAGAGCACGTCGATCACCCTCGCGGCCCGCGACCCGAAGTACGACGCCGTGCTGGAT contains:
- a CDS encoding trimethylamine methyltransferase family protein, with protein sequence MSGLAIRRPYPVLSHEDAARIRSAAIEGLERIGVKVGTARGRKLLRKAGASVDERTETAKIPRSLTEEILGRPPVRVTLHARDPQRTAELDFAHVHLCNNGTGPLTLDFETGERRPSTAKDLADSARVSNALEHHHVFWPMCNSNDAPPEVRLYVDLKVSFMNTPKHILYASGANAEEARRLVAMGAAVAGGHEELRKRPIMSSVQTSIAPLQHDGPMMDGAFAFGAAGVPVSIFTMPTPGATGPVTLAGSVTVAAMEFLSGLVMCRLANPAAPVIWGCGVTPLDMKTTTRAGGAPEHGLTGVAITQLAHDFGVPSLTGGFDTTASVPGTQSAIEGFPQGLSVVLGGADLIVGLGLLEDAKTLSLVKLVIDDEEVAMIKRLADGIVVDDETIALDLIEKVGIGGMFLAEKHTMRHLRAEQFLPTLIDRRSVDLWDRDGRMSLEDRARAKVREALARPVPFPLEPSLIRRLDGMIDEASRAEITEPIR